A single Vigna radiata var. radiata cultivar VC1973A chromosome 8, Vradiata_ver6, whole genome shotgun sequence DNA region contains:
- the LOC106769972 gene encoding F-box protein At1g55000 isoform X1 → MGCCCDEDDGDIFRQLINSNFSSSSSSTATATATATTVISPMNSHFSALSSTDILRLIFQNLPIPDLARASCVCRLWNSVASQREMLTRAFVAPWKLNHVIGDPLSGSFWRDNSLAKFAISHRISRGDTVASLAVKYAVQVMDIKRLNNMISDHGIYSRERLLIPISNPDILISRTCFIELDVYAKREVAVLYPNDVPDTRTTYVSNRISSEESNKKVVDSLKRSMHVDNETAQYYWSVSNGDPRAAFAEFSADLNWVNVFMNYCLFLALCCQLPEPLNGEW, encoded by the exons ATGGGTTGTTGTTGCGACGAAGACGACGGTGACATTTTCCGGCAACTCATCAATTCCAATTTCTCTTCCTCATCCTCCtccaccgccaccgccaccgccactGCCACCACAGTGATCTCCCCCATGAATTCCCATTTCTCGGCACTCTCCTCCACCGACATCCTCCGCCTCATCTTCCAGAACCTTCCGATACCCGATCTCGCCCGTGCCAGCTGCGTCTGCCGTCTCTGGAACTCCGTCGCCTCCCAGAGGGAGATGCTCACAAGAGCCTTCGTTGCCCCTTGGAAATTGAACCACGTTATCGGCGACCCGCTCTCTGGAAGCTTCTGGAGAGACAATTCCCTCGCCAAATTCGCCATCTCCCATCGCATTTCCCGCGGCGACACCGTCGCTAGCCTCGCCGTCAAGTACGCTGTTCAG GTAATGGACATAAAGCGCCTGAACAACATGATAAGCGACCATGGCATATACTCAAGGGAAAGGTTATTAATCCCTATTAGTAATCCTGATATTCTGATTAGCAGAACATGCTTTATTGAGCTGGATGTGTATGCAAAACGAGAAGTAGCAGTGCTGTATCCTAATGATGTACCAGACACGAGGACTACCTATGTGTCAAACAGAATTTCCTCAGAAGAAAGCAACAAAAAGGTGGTTGATTCCTTGAAGAGAAGCATGCATGTTGATAATGAAACAGCTCAATATTACTGGTCTGTTTCAAATGGTGATCCACGAGCGGCATTTGCTGAATTTTCTGCAGACCTTAACTGGG TTAATGTCTTTATGAATTACTGCCTTTTCCTAGCCTTGTGCTGTCAGTTGCCAGAACCTTTGAATGGAGAATGGTGA
- the LOC106769972 gene encoding F-box protein At1g55000 isoform X3 yields MGCCCDEDDGDIFRQLINSNFSSSSSSTATATATATTVISPMNSHFSALSSTDILRLIFQNLPIPDLARASCVCRLWNSVASQREMLTRAFVAPWKLNHVIGDPLSGSFWRDNSLAKFAISHRISRGDTVASLAVKYAVQVMDIKRLNNMISDHGIYSRERLLIPISNPDILISRTCFIELDVYAKREVAVLYPNDVPDTRTTYVSNRISSEESNKKVVDSLKRSMHVDNETAQYYWSVSNGDPRAAFAEFSADLNWGRD; encoded by the exons ATGGGTTGTTGTTGCGACGAAGACGACGGTGACATTTTCCGGCAACTCATCAATTCCAATTTCTCTTCCTCATCCTCCtccaccgccaccgccaccgccactGCCACCACAGTGATCTCCCCCATGAATTCCCATTTCTCGGCACTCTCCTCCACCGACATCCTCCGCCTCATCTTCCAGAACCTTCCGATACCCGATCTCGCCCGTGCCAGCTGCGTCTGCCGTCTCTGGAACTCCGTCGCCTCCCAGAGGGAGATGCTCACAAGAGCCTTCGTTGCCCCTTGGAAATTGAACCACGTTATCGGCGACCCGCTCTCTGGAAGCTTCTGGAGAGACAATTCCCTCGCCAAATTCGCCATCTCCCATCGCATTTCCCGCGGCGACACCGTCGCTAGCCTCGCCGTCAAGTACGCTGTTCAG GTAATGGACATAAAGCGCCTGAACAACATGATAAGCGACCATGGCATATACTCAAGGGAAAGGTTATTAATCCCTATTAGTAATCCTGATATTCTGATTAGCAGAACATGCTTTATTGAGCTGGATGTGTATGCAAAACGAGAAGTAGCAGTGCTGTATCCTAATGATGTACCAGACACGAGGACTACCTATGTGTCAAACAGAATTTCCTCAGAAGAAAGCAACAAAAAGGTGGTTGATTCCTTGAAGAGAAGCATGCATGTTGATAATGAAACAGCTCAATATTACTGGTCTGTTTCAAATGGTGATCCACGAGCGGCATTTGCTGAATTTTCTGCAGACCTTAACTGGG GGAGAGATTGA
- the LOC106769972 gene encoding F-box protein At1g55000 isoform X2: protein MGCCCDEDDGDIFRQLINSNFSSSSSSTATATATATTVISPMNSHFSALSSTDILRLIFQNLPIPDLARASCVCRLWNSVASQREMLTRAFVAPWKLNHVIGDPLSGSFWRDNSLAKFAISHRISRGDTVASLAVKYAVQVMDIKRLNNMISDHGIYSRERLLIPISNPDILISRTCFIELDVYAKREVAVLYPNDVPDTRTTYVSNRISSEESNKKVVDSLKRSMHVDNETAQYYWSVSNGDPRAAFAEFSADLNWGRQAGH from the exons ATGGGTTGTTGTTGCGACGAAGACGACGGTGACATTTTCCGGCAACTCATCAATTCCAATTTCTCTTCCTCATCCTCCtccaccgccaccgccaccgccactGCCACCACAGTGATCTCCCCCATGAATTCCCATTTCTCGGCACTCTCCTCCACCGACATCCTCCGCCTCATCTTCCAGAACCTTCCGATACCCGATCTCGCCCGTGCCAGCTGCGTCTGCCGTCTCTGGAACTCCGTCGCCTCCCAGAGGGAGATGCTCACAAGAGCCTTCGTTGCCCCTTGGAAATTGAACCACGTTATCGGCGACCCGCTCTCTGGAAGCTTCTGGAGAGACAATTCCCTCGCCAAATTCGCCATCTCCCATCGCATTTCCCGCGGCGACACCGTCGCTAGCCTCGCCGTCAAGTACGCTGTTCAG GTAATGGACATAAAGCGCCTGAACAACATGATAAGCGACCATGGCATATACTCAAGGGAAAGGTTATTAATCCCTATTAGTAATCCTGATATTCTGATTAGCAGAACATGCTTTATTGAGCTGGATGTGTATGCAAAACGAGAAGTAGCAGTGCTGTATCCTAATGATGTACCAGACACGAGGACTACCTATGTGTCAAACAGAATTTCCTCAGAAGAAAGCAACAAAAAGGTGGTTGATTCCTTGAAGAGAAGCATGCATGTTGATAATGAAACAGCTCAATATTACTGGTCTGTTTCAAATGGTGATCCACGAGCGGCATTTGCTGAATTTTCTGCAGACCTTAACTGGGGTAGGCAAGCAGGGCATTAA
- the LOC106771071 gene encoding microtubule-binding protein TANGLED has protein sequence MVARTPPKQKKLLAALNPVLIKETLNKVDQCVARLQELQYTVTGGTKVVSGVTLSPRSTRGYLRTSLRCKQESLRIKNGASRRSPVGKFPANTGEWKRMSLPAMLVGETVGEILQASQFAREIVSAVGKKTVPDDPKTPMSQRSNKKVELENTQLRVRRKKEKQTRVQNDGTPQLQRARSRINFKVSPPKVREFDKESNRYMANRVSPRNRPWARKTVLFPNPLFLSTHSSSQPQPQQFCKTRSPIISRNRGTTSHKFVIKSPPSPPRQQQSCKTKSPGISRNRAGTPHKFLIKSPSSASKFPPTVSISPTRPVRLSRFSPPKRSSSSSTASKFRRSFSPSRIASRLVSLSPLRSRKTVQKNDVLVSGLKQRPTSSMQFPVRGI, from the exons ATGGTTGCAAGAACCCCACCGAAGCAGAAGAAGCTTTTGGCGGCTCTCAATCCTGTTCTGATTAAAGAAACCTTAAACAAG GTGGATCAATGCGTCGCTCGGCTGCAGGAGCTTCAGTACACTGTGACTGGTGGAACCAAGGTGGTGTCGGGGGTGACTCTCAGCCCTCGCAGCACAAGAGGTTATCTCAGAACAAGTCTCAGGTGCAAGCAAGAGTCACTCAG GATCAAGAATGGTGCATCAAGGAGATCTCCAGTGGGAAAGTTTCCAGCAAACACAG GTGAATGGAAGAGAATGTCACTGCCAGCAATGCTTGTAGGCGAAACTGTTGGAGAAATTTTGCAGGCAAGTCAGTTTGCGAGGGAAATAGTCTCAGCGGTTGGTAAGAAAACTGTCCCAGATGACCCAAAAACTCCAATGTCTCAACGGAGCAACAAGAAAGTAGAACTTGAAAACACACAGCTGAGGGtgagaaggaagaaagagaagcAAACCAGAGTTCAGAATGATGGTACCCCACAACTTCAAAGGGCTCGCTCCAGAATAAACTTTAAGGTTTCTCCTCCAAAGGTCAGAGAATTTGATAAAGAAAGCAACAGGTATATGGCAAATAGGGTATCTCCCAGGAATAGGCCATGGGCTAGAAAAACAGTACTTTTCCCCAACCCTTTGTTCCTTTCCACTCACTCTTCTTCACAGCCACAACCGCAACAGTTTTGCAAGACAAGGTCACCCATCATTTCAAGAAATAGAGGTACAACTTCACACAAATTTGTTATAAAGTCTCCACCTTCACCACCACGGCAGCAACAGTCTTGCAAGACCAAGTCCCCTGGCATATCAAGAAACAGGGCTGGGACACCTCACAAGTTTTTGATCAAGTCTCCATCGTCGGCTTCCAAATTCCCACCAACTGTGTCTATTTCACCCACAAGACCTGTAAGATTGAGCAGATTCAGTCCTCCCAAgagatcatcatcatcatccactGCATCTAAATTCCGTCGATCTTTCTCTCCTTCAAGAATTGCATCCAGATTGGTTTCACTTTCACCGTTAAGGAGCAGGAAAACTGTACAGAAAAATGATGTGCTTGTAAGTGGACTCAAACAGCGCCCAACATCGTCGATGCAATTCCCCGTTAGAGGCATCTAA
- the LOC106769917 gene encoding kinesin-like protein KIN-14S — translation MSDQSIQIQMLAEKFHRFVLDYELKQPSITSEPDDVSKQVNENSDSVDENSMSQGIHEVSPDKGHTLPILKKILDLDTKIQDLKKHHISLSDEVKLTIESFPGTDVLKSVQLLGAEYELLKRKYLEESSERRRLYNEVIELKGNIRVFCRCRPLNASEIANGSASVVNFESSSDNELQVICAESSKKQFKFDHVFGPEDNQEAVFQQTKPIVTSVLDGYNVCIFAYGQTGTGKTFTMEGTPEHRGVNYRTLEELFRITEERNGTMKYELSVSMLEVYNEKIRDLLVENSTQPTKKLEIKQAAEGTQDVPGLIEARVYGTEDVWEMLKTGNRVRSVGSTCANELSSRSHCLLRVTVMGENLINGQRTKSHLWLVDLAGSERVGKTEAEGERLKESQFINKSLSALGDVISALASKSAHIPYRNSKLTHMLQSSLGGDCKTLMFVQVSPSAADLGETLCSLNFATRVRGIEGGPARKQVDHSELFKYKQMVEKLKQDEKETIKLQDSLQIAQLRLATREQHCRTLQEKVRDLENQIAEERKHRLKQESRALAAVSAQPSLPSQQTTAQKTMTDRKPPLNPSKLRQPLRKITNSMPPQSPWRSKNYTTFMNGKENSVRRASMATNSVRQAAPSTTGQFFQARRRVSIAVRPPPSTSTTQVIQPRRRVSIATLPLHTTSSMSTPLRTSAFRVTGGSNQQSRIRSQRKDRYSSLFAPMPELRESVLTTPMSVRSSSKFMMNSPTQADSRMMGPIRNQPVLALQRKPVVWSPLKLRTMNRKSSLLPYRPTQMQ, via the exons ATGAGTG ATCAATCCATTCAAATCCAAATGCTCGCTGAAAAATTCCACCGTTTCGTTCTTGACTACGAACTCAAGCAACCGTCGATCACTTCTGAGCCAG ATGATGTATCGAAGCAAGTGAACGAGAACTCAGACTCCGTGGACGAAAACAGTATGTCACAGGGAATCCACGAAGTTTCTCCGGATAAAGGTCACACACTTCCTATATTGAAGAAAATACTTGATCTCGACACTAAAATTCAG GATTTGAAGAAGCATCACATATCATTGTCTGATGAAGTTAAGCTCACGATTGAATCTTTTCCGGGCACTGATGTTTTGAAGTCCGTGCAGCTTCTCG GTGCTGAATATGAACTCTTGAAAAGAAAGTACCTGGAGGAGTCCTCTGAGCGAAGGCGGCTTTACAATGAAGTAATTGAACTCAAGGGGAATATCAGAGTTTTCTGCAGATGCCGACCATTAAATGCAAGTGAAATTGCTAATGGGTCTGCTTCTGTTGTCAATTTTGAGTCGTCTTCAGATAATGAGCTTCAAGTCATTTGTGCAGAATCTTCTAAAAAGCAATTTAAATTCGACCATGTATTTGGGCCAGAAGATAACCAGG AGGCTGTGTTTCAACAGACCAAACCCATTGTTACATCAGTATTGGATGGCTACAATGTCTGCATTTTTGCCTATGGGCAAACTGGAACTGGGAAAACATTCACTATGGAAGGAACACCAGAACACAGGGGAGTTAACTACCGAACCCTGGAAGAGTTATTTCGGATAACTGAAGAGAGAAATGGCACGATGAAGTATGAATTATCTGTCAGCATGCTGGAGGTTTACAATGAGAAGATAAGAGATCTGTTGGTGGAAAATTCAACTCAACCTACAAAGAA ATTGGAGATAAAGCAAGCTGCCGAAGGAACCCAAGATGTCCCTGGACTTATTGAAGCACGTGTTTATGGAACAGAAGACGTGTGGGAAATGCTTAAGACTGGAAATCGAGTCAGATCAGTTGGATCCACCTGCGCTAATGAGCTTAGTAGCCGTTCGCACTG CTTGTTGCGAGTAACTGTAATGGgggaaaatttaattaatggcCAGAGAACAAAGAGTCACCTTTGGCTAGTAGACTTAGCTGGCAGTGAGCGAGTGGGAAAAACTGAAGCTGAGGGAGAAAGACTGAAGGAATCTCAATTCATAAATAAGTCTCTTTCAGCGCTTGGTGATGTTATTTCTGCCCTTGCTTCTAAATCAGCCCACATTCCATACAG GAACTCAAAACTCACTCATATGCTGCAAAGCTCGTTAG GTGGAGACTGCAAAACATTAATGTTTGTGCAGGTAAGTCCAAGCGCAGCAGACTTGGGAGAGACACTTTGCTCACTGAATTTCGCCACCCGCGTCCGTGGAATCGAGGGTGGCCCGGCTCGCAAGCAAGTAGACCACTCTGAGTTGTTTAAGTACAAGCAAATG GTAGAAAAGCTCAAACAAGACGAGAAggaaacaattaaattacaggATAGCTTGCAAATTGCTCAACTCAGGCTTGCTACAAGAGAACAGCATTGTAGAACCCTTCAAGAAAAG GTTCGGGACCTGGAGAACCAGATCGCCGAAGAAAGAAAGCACAGACTAAAGCAAGAAAGTAGAGCACTTGCTGCTGTTTCGGCTCAACCCTCATTACCATCACAACAGACAACAGCTCAGAAAACAATGACTGACAGGAAGCCACCACTGAATCCTTCCAAACTCAGACAACCACTGAGAAAAATAACCAATTCCATGCCTCCACAGTCTCCTTGGAGATCAAAGAATTACACCACATTCATGAATGGAAAGGAAAACTCTGTGAGAAGGGCTTCAATGGCGACCAATTCCGTGAGGCAAGCTGCGCCATCAACAACAGGGCAGTTCTTTCAGGCAAGGAGGAGGGTCTCCATTGCCGTTAGACCACCACCTTCAACATCAACAACGCAGGTCATTCAGCCAAGGAGGAGGGTCTCCATTGCCACACTACCGCTTCACACAACTTCTAGCATGTCAACTCCACTTCGTACCTCAGCATTCCGAGTTACCGGTGGAAGCAATCAGCAATCACGGATAAGAAGCCAAAGGAAAGATAGGTATTCAAGTTTGTTTGCCCCAATGCCAGAGTTGAGAGAATCAGTCTTGACAACACCAATGTCAGTAAGGAGCAGCAGCAAGTTTATGATGAACAGTCCAACACAGGCAGATTCCAGGATGATGGGGCCCATTAGGAATCAACCTGTTCTTGCTCTACAACGTAAACCTGTGGTCTGGAGTCCTCTTAAGCTAAGAACCATGAACAGAAAGTCATCACTCCTGCCGTATCGCCCAACCCAAATGCAGTAA